The nucleotide sequence TTACTACCCGTGGAATTCTTCGGCCTGCGCCCGGTGCGGGGGGAGGTGAACCCCCGGGGGAGCTTCAGCGTCCCTCAAGGGTGTTCTCGGATTCTTTTACGAAACCGCCCAGTATTTTTTGGGGGAGTGAGCTGTTTTCTTCATGAAATCTTCATATCCAAGGGTGTCGACCAGGTGGGAAGAGTTGCTTTCTTCACGAGATCTTGAAATTCATCCGGGTCCATGTATCGGACCGGTAGATCAATGGCCCGGGGCGAGGGGAGTAATTAAGCGGGTCCTTCGCTGTCGTTGGTGAGGCCAGGGTGGTCAGCGGCGGAGCCACTGGGCTGCCGGCTGCCACGTGGCTGGGCCGATCAGTATTCCGGGGCCGATTGTGGACGCCGGGCGGTGCCGTCACCGCTGCCTCGATCGTGGTCACGGGCGGTTGATCCGCGATCCCCTCGCCCCGCAGGCGTTCCTCGACAAGGCCGGCACCGGGCGGGAGCAGTGCCGACCGTGGTGACCGTGCGGATCGGCATGGCGCAGGCCTTGCAGGGGGGTGAGGGTGGCCGCTTCCGGGCCGTTGGCGGCGGGGACGGTCGGACCTACTGCTCGGCGGGGTGGGCCGGCTCCTCGCCGGGTGCGGCCTCGACGTGCTCTGGGCCCGCGGCCACGTCGCGGACCGTGTGGCCTCCGAACTGGTTGCGCATCGCCGTGATCATCTTCATCGCCGGGGCCTGGTCCTGCCGGGAGGCGAACCGGGCGAAGAGGGCGCTGGAGATGGTCGGCACCGGGACCGCGAGGTCCAGGGCGGCCTCCACCGTCCAGCGGCCTTCGCCGGAGTCCTCGGCGTAGCCGGCGAGCCGGTCCAGGTGCTCGTCCTCGTTGAGCGCGTTCACCGCCAGGTCCAGCAGCCAGGACTTGATCACCGATCCCTCGCGCCAGGAGTTGAAGGTCTCCCGTACCGAGCGGACGTGACCGGCGGCCTCGAGCAGTTCCCAGCCCTCGGCGTAGGCCTGCATGATCGCGTATTCGATGCCGTTGTGGACCATCTTCGCGAAGTGGCCCGCACCGTGCTCGCCGGCGTGGACGAAGCCGAACTCGCCGGCGGGTTTGAGCGAGTCGAAGATCGGCTGCGCCTTGGCCACGGTGCCCTCGTCCCCGCCGACCATGAGGGCGTAGCCCTGGGTGATGCCCCACACGCCGCCGGAGACCCCGCAGTCCAGGTACTCGATGCCCCGGTCCGCCAGTCTCCGGGCGCGGGGGGCGTCGTGGATCCACCGGGAGTTGCCGCCGTCGATGATCACGTCCCCCGTCCCGAGCAGCCCGGCCAGCTCGTCGATCACGGTGTCCACGACCGTGTCCGGCACCATGACCCACACGACCCGGGGCGGGCTGCCGATCTGCTCCACCATGGCGGTGAGGCTCTCGGTGTCGGAGAGCTCCGGGTCGGTGTCGTAGCCGACGACGGTGTGGCCGGCCTCGCGCAACCGCTCACCCATGTTGCCGCCCATCTTGCCCAGTCCTACCAGTCCCACCTGCATGGTGTGCTCCCTTCTCGGTCCTCCGCCGCTCAGACGGAGATCAGCTGGCAGGGTCACCCCACGGAGGAAGACCGCACAGACACAGCCCTCTTGTATCTAGCCAACAGGGACAGTTTCCTCCCCTCCATCCCAGGGTGTCCGCCACGTTCTCACGCTGTCGTCTGGGGCTGCCACACGACGTGCGGAACCGGTGCCGGACGGGCCCAGCCGCACGGATGCGTCCACGCGCGTGGCGCTGCTCCATGCCGACAAGCTCAACTAGCCCGCCGCGCCAGGGAAGGCCCCACGGTTCCAGGACCTCCTTCTTGAAGGTTCCGTGAAGATTCCCGCTCATCGCCCTGACATGGAGTTGATCACCGTTTAGATACAGCGCTGATAAGGCTACTGTCGGAAACATGGTGGATCGCAGGATCCGTCGGCACCAGATCGATATACCGCACGAACCGCAGTATGAGAGAAGGAGCAGAACCATGACTCATCACGTGAGCTCGATGCTGGAGACCTACCCGAAGGACCTGGGGGACATCGACCAGCAAAAGTTGGCGGAGTGCATCGAGGCCTGTTTCGAGTGCGCCCAGACCTGTACCGCCTGCGCGGATGCCTGCCTGGCCGAGGACATGGTCGCGGAGCTGACCACGTGCATCCGTAAGAACCTGGACTGCGCCGACATCTGCGCGAGCACCGGCCGTGTGCTCTCCCGTCAGACCGGCAACAACGCCGAGGTCACCCGGGCCGTCCTGGAGGCATGCCGGGCCGCCTGCAAGGCCTGCGGCGACGAGTGCGCCCAGCACGCGGGTGAGCACGAGCACTGCCGCGTGTGCGCCGAGGCCTGCCGCCGCTGCGAGGCCGCCTGCGCGGACCTGATCTCCTCCCTGGGCTGAGACGGGCCGAGCACTGACCTGACGCAGGAAAGGTAAAGGACGAGCATGGAAGAACAGAGCGTGATCTCGGGCAAACGGCGCCTTCGGCGGCGTGTTCCTGCCGCGGCCGCGTCGGCCGTTCTGGCTCTCGGGGCGGTGACCGGCACAGGGGTGGCGACGGCGGCCCCGGCCTTCGCCGATGCCCCGGCCGGCAACGAGCAAGCCGCCAGCTTCGAGGTGGAGTTCCTGAAGAGCATGATCGACCACCACTACATGGCGGTCGTGATGGCTCAGGAGTGCGTGGACAAGGCCGTGCACCCGGAGCTGGCCGCGATGTGCGAGGACATCATCACGGTCCAGAACCAGGAGATCGAGCAGATGCAGACCTGGCTGCAGGAGTGGTACGGAATCACCTATGAGCCCCAGCTGTCCACCGGTGACATGGCTTCGATGCAACGGCTGGACCAGTTCACCGGGGCCGAGTATGAGATCCGGTTCATGCAGTCGATGATCCGCCACCACTGGGCGGCGGTCCGGGAGGCCGAGACCTGCCTGGACCGCGCCGAGCACCAGGACCTGCTGCAGCTGTGCCAGAACATCAAAACGGTCCAGCTGAGCGAGATCGCACAGATGCAGATCTGGCTCGAGGAGTGGTACGACCGCCAAGGCGGCCGCCCCGCCGCCACCGCCTGATCGACCCGCTGACCGGCCGATGGCCATCTACACCATCTGCCGGTAAAAGACGGGGCCTGCCCCTGCACGCACGAGCTGCACGGGGGAGGTTCCGTCTTCCCCCCATACCGCCCACTACTGCCTGGCGTTTGCTTCACCGCGGTGCACGAATGGTCCCGGTGTCGAACCGCCCGGCATCCGCCGAGCCGGTATCGAGGGACCGGCTCATCGCCCGAGAGGGAATCTGCCATGCACTACATTTCATTAGGCCGCCGTACCGCGGCCGCCGCCTCCGCGGCCGCGGTGGCCACTGCGTTGCTGGGCGGAGCCGCTGCGCCGGCATCCGCCCACTGGGAGGCCGCCCCGGTGTCCTCCCACAGTCAGACGGAGATGCTCCAGCCGGACCCGACTTCCCCGACCGCCTACGAGTTCGGTGAGACCCTGGCCGGGCTGGAGGGCGAGGAACTGGAGATCACGTTCCTGGCCGAGATCATTCCGCACCACCGGGCCGCGATCGAGATGGCCCAGCTGGAGCTCGAGCGCGGGACCAGCCCGGACATCCGCACCCACGCGGAGAACATCATCGCCAATCAGCAGCACCAGATTGACCAGTTCACCACCTGGTTGGAGGAGTGGTACGGGCTGACCCCTGAAGAGGCCATGGCCCAGGCCCCGGCAGAAGCCCAGGAGGAGATGAAGATCCTGGAGGAGGAGACCCAGATGATGATCGAGGAGCTGTCGGCCGTTGAGGCCGGTGAGGACTTCGATGTCGCTTTCGTGCAGAAGATGATTCCACACCACAACAGCGGGATCATCGAGTTCCTCGAGCCGCAGTCCCGCGCCGTGCACCCGCAACTGCGCGTGGCGGCCACCTCGGGGATCACCACCCAGCAGGCCCAGGTCGCGGACTTCCGCACCTGGCTCGCCGGCCGCGCCTGATCACCGAGCTGAAACGGCGCGATCGGTGGGGCCGCCCGTTAGGGTGGCCCCACCGATCAACGACAGACTTCCATGTTCCGACCGCGCGAAAGGGGAGACCGTCGTGTACTCCGGAATCGTGACCATGGCCCTGGTGGCGATGTCGGTCGTCGTTCTCCTCTACGCGCTGCACCGCACAGCCGTGATCACGGCCGACCCGCTGACGGTGCTGCCCGCTCAGTCCGGGTGGATGCCCCAGGAGCACGCGCTGTCCCGGTTCCACGCCCGCTGGTACCTCGCCTCGATCGTGTTCCTGGCCTTCGACGTCGAGATGCTCTTCATGTATCCGTGGGCGGTGGTCGTGATCGAGAAGGGGATCTCCGCGGTCGTGGAGATGTTCCTGTTCCTCGGGGCCCTGCTCGTCGCCGTGGCCTGGGCCTGGCGAGAAGGAGCCTTCCGATGGGCCTAAGCGATGCTCTCGCCCGGCTCGCGGTCCGGGCCGCCCAGGTCCTCGTCGTCGAGGTCCCCGGGCACTGGGCTACCCGCATGGAGCTCGAGCACCAGGCGCTCCGCCGCGGGTGGCGGCCGGCCTGGACACCAGCGGACGCGGACGTCCTGGCGGTGTGCGGTGCCCCTGGCCCCGAGCTCTCGGAGCTCGTGGACCGGCTCTGGGAGCAGATGCCCGGCCCCCGAGTCCGCGCCGACATCACCTCGCCCGCAGCCGTGGGACCCGCCCTCGACGACGCCGCAGCCCTCCTTCTCGATACCACCCACCAACGGAAGGACGCCCAGGAGCGCGCGCAGGAACCCGAGATCCCCGAGGACGCGGATCATGGGGGCCACGGCGAGATGGACCACGGCGAGATGGACCACGGCGAGATGGACCACGGCGGTCATGGCGGCATGGACCACAGTGGCCACGGCGGGATGGACATGGCCCCGGGGGGAATCGCCCTGGCCGGGAGCGGGGAGGACCGTGACGGGCTGGAGATGGACGTGCTCCACCTTCCGCTCGGGCCCGTCCTGCCGTTCTGGCCGGCCGGGCTCGTGCTGCGCTGCTCCCTGCAGGGGGATGTCGTGGTCGACGCCGAAGCCTCCGTGGTCGACGGCGCCGGAGCAGGCGGACCGGGTCCCGGTCCCGCGCCGGCGGCGGTGGTGTGGTGCGACCAGGTCGTGGCGCTGCTGGCCCTGGCCGGGGCCGAGGACGCGGCAGCCGGCGCCCGCCGCACCCGGGACGCCCTCCTGCACGGCGATCGGGGCGCCGCCCGGGACGCCGCCGAGCGGCTGCACCGGACGATCCGGAGATCACGGCTGCTCCGCTGGTCGCTACGAGGCGTGCTCCCGCTCGACCCGTCCGCTCTGGAGCACCACGGGCTACCGCGGCACTGCCTCGGGGACGCCCACGACCGGCTGCTGTCCCGGGTGGAACGGATCCGGGCCGAGGCCGGTGGCGCGGAGCCGGTCCCGGTGGAGGACGCCGCGGTGCCGTGGGCGGTGCTGCCGGAGCTGGTGACCGGGCTGGAGCTGGGCTCCGTGCGGCTGGCCGTGGCGAGCCTGGACCTCCAGCCGCACCCTGCCGTCCAGGCGGTGGGGCATGGCTGAGAGCGTGGTGACGACCGTCCCCGGCGGATGGGCCGTGCTGGCGGGGATCCTCCTGTGCGGCCTGGCCTTCTTCGCCGTGGCCCTGGACGCGGCGCTCTCGGCCCGGGCGCAGGGCAACGGCGGCGGGTGGGGCGCGCCGCTGGGCCGGACGGCGCGGCTGCTGCGGCAGCGGCGCCGGACCACCGTGGCCGCGGACACCCTGCTGTGGCGGGTCGGCGGCGCGGGCATGCTGGTCGGGGCGTTCCTGATGATCGCGGTGATCCCGCTGGGGGAGTGGACGCTGGCGGACCTGGACGTCGGCGTCGTGTGGTTCAACACCGTGGACGTCATGGTCTGGGCGCTGGTCTGGCTGGCGGGGTGGGGCGCGAACTCCACCCACGGTCTGGTGGGCGGCTACCGTTTCCTCGCCCACGGGCTGGCCTACGAGCTGCCGCTGATGTTCGCCCTGGTGGCCCCGGCGATCGCCGCCGGCAGCCTGGCCGTGGGGGACGTCGCCGCGGCCCAGGACGGCATGTGGTTCGTGGTGTGGATGCCGGTGGCGTTCCTCGTCTTCCTCATCGGCGTGACCGGCTTCTCCGTGTGGGGGCCCTTCGCCCCGGCGCTGGCCGCCGACCTCGGCGGCGGCGTGCTGGCCGAGCTCTCGGGGGTCGACCGCCTCGTCCTCCAGGCCGGGCGCTACCTGTTCCTCACCGCCGGCGCCGCCTTCTCGGTGCCGCTCTTCCTCGGTGGCGGCGCCGGGCCCGTCCTGCCCGACTGGGCGTGGGTCCTGGTGAAGACCGTGGCCGTGCTGGCGGTGCTCGTGTGGCTGCGCCGGAGGATCCCGCTGCTGCGCCCGGACCGGTTCATGGAGATCGGATGGATGGTCCTGCTCCCGGCCGCCGTCCTCCAGGACCTGGTCGTGTCCCTCGTCGTCGTCTGGAAGGGCTGAGCCGTGCTGGTCGGAATCGTGTTCTGGGTCCTCGCCGTGGTGGCCGTGGCCGCGGGGGCGCTCGTGTTCGTGGTGGACTCCATGGCCCGGGCCACCTATGCCCTGGCGCTGTCCTTCATCGCCGTGGGGGTGCAGATCCTGCTGCTGGGCCAGAGCTACCTGGGGATCATCACGATCCTCATGATGGTCATGGAGATGGCCGTGATGGCGGTCTACATGGTGATGTTCATGGGCATGAACCCCGCACTGATGCCCATGGACATGACCCACGGGAAGAAGACCGCGATCGGCGCCTCGGCCGGGGTCTTCGTGCTGCTGGCCGCCGGCGCCCTGCTCGTCCCGTGGCCGCAGCGCCGCGGCGCCCCGCCCGAGGACCTCACGCACGCGCTGGGCCTGGAGATCATGGGCGAGAAGATGCTGGTCATGGCCGTGGTGGGCCCGGTCATGGTCGCCACCATCGTGGCCGGAGTGGTCCTGGCCGCCCACCGCACCCGCTACGACCGGCTCGGTGACGACCTGCGCCGCCGCCCGGCCGACGACCCCCAGCCGGGAGGCGTGGGCCGATGACCCTGGAAGCCGTGCTCGTCGTGGCCGCCGCACTGTTCGCGGTGGGGCTCTACGGCGCCCTGTCCCAGCAGGTGGTGGTGATGGTGATGATGGGCCTGGAGCTGATGATCAACGGGGTGCTCCTGGCCGCCGCAGGGTTCTGGTGGTTCCTCGCCCCGGACCCCTCCGGGCAGGTGCTGCTGCTGGTGGTCCTGGCGGCCATGACCGTGGAGATGGCCATGGGCTTCGCCGTGGCCACGCTGCTGCACCGCAGACGGCAGACCGACATGACCGACATGGCCGAGGAGCTCTCCCGATGACCGCGGCCCAGGCCGTGCTGCTGGCCGTGGTGGTGCTCCCGGCCACCGTGGGCGCGGTGCTCGCCCTGAGCCGGGCGGAGCGGGCCGCGGCCCCGGTCGCGGTGCTCACCGCCGCGGTGACCACGGTGCTGGCGGTCGCCGCCGCCCTGGCCCGGCCCGCCCTGTCGTCCCCGTTCGTGGCCGGCGCCGACTTCGCGCTGGAGGTCGACGCCCTCGCAGCACTCACCCTCCCGATGGTCGCGGGAGTGACCCTGCTGGTGCTGGTCTTCGCGGCCGGCAGCATCCGGGCGGCACAGCCGCGCTTCCACGGGCTGATGCTGATCTTCGCCGCCGCGGCCCTGACCACGGCCGCGGCCGCCAGCCTGCCGGCGCTGCTGTTCGCTTGGGAGCTGATGGGCGCGACCTCCTACGCCCTGATCGGGTTCTGGTGGCGGGACTCCGATCGCGTCTCGGCCGGGCTCACCGCCTTCGTCACGACCCGCACCGCGGACCTGGGGCTCTACGTCGCCGCCGGCGCCGCCCTGGCCGGGGGCGCCGGAATGGCCCTAGCCGACCTCCCCGCGGCGGAGGACCCGTGGCGGCACGTGCTCGCGGCCGGGATCCTGGTGGCCGCGCTGGGCAAGGCGGCGCAGCTGCCGTTCTCGTTCTGGCTCTCGGGGGCGATGCAGGGCCCCAGCCCGGTGAGCGCGCTGCTGCACTCGGCGGCGATGGTGGCCATGGGCGGCTACCTGCTGCTGCGCGTGGAGCCGCTGCTGGCCTCCACCGGGTGGGCGGGCCCGGCCGCCGCGTGGCTCGGGGTGGCCACCGCGGTGCTGATGGGGATCGTGGCCCTGGCCCAGCGGGAGCTCAAGCAGCTGCTGGCGGCGTCCACGGTGGCGCAGCTGGGCTTCGTGGTGCTGGCCGCCGGGGTGGGCGCGGTCAGCGGCGGCGCGGCGCACCTGGTGGCCCACGCCTCCACCAAGGCGCTGCTGTTCCTCGCCGCCGGGGCGTGGCTGACGGCGCTGGGCACCGAGGAGCTCACCGCACTGCGCGGGGCCGGCCGACGGTGGCGGGTAGTGGGCGTGACCGCCACCGTCGGGTCGCTGGCCCTGGCCGGGATCGCCCCGCTGTCCCTGTGGGCCACCAAGGACGCGGTGCTGGCGGGGGCGCTCGAGGTCTCGGGCCTGCTCTATGCCGCGGGGCTCGTGGCGGCGGCCCTGTCGGCGGCCTACGCGGGCAAGGTCCTGTGGACCGTCTGGCGCCGCGGTGACCGCGCCGAGGCGCGGGACGGCGGCACCGGGCAGGTGGGGGTGCTGGAGCAGGCCCCGCTGGTCGTGCTTGCCGCCGGGGCGGCCGTGCTGGGGGTGCTCGCCCTGCCCCCGGTCAGCTGGATCCTCGCCGAGGCGGTGGGCGGGCACGGTGAGGTGGCGCCCGTCGAGCTGTTCGTCTCGGCCGCGCTCGCTCTCGTGGTCCTGCTGCTGATGCTGCGCCTGGGCGTCCCCGAGCCGGGCTGGGCCGTGCGGTGGCTGGGGCTGGAGGCCGCCGCGCACGCCGTCGTCGTCCGCCCCGCGTTGGGCCTGGCGCACGCCCTGGCCCGGTTCGACGACCTCGTCCTGGACCGGGCCGTGACCGCCGCCGCCGGCGCGGTCCCGGGACTGGCCCGGGCCGCGGCCCGGTTCGACGACCGGGTCCTCGACGCCGGGGTCGGCGCCACGGCGCACGCCGCCGACGCGGCCGGCCGGGGTGCGGCCCGCCTCGACGACACGGTGGTGGACGGCGCCGTCGAGGGCTTCGCCGGCCGGGTCCGCCGGCTCGGGCAGCTGTCCCGGGCCCCGCAGACCGGGGCCGTCCACCAGTACTTCCTCCAGGCCGTCGCGGTGCTCGCCGTCGGCGTCGTGGCCTGGTCCGTCTACGTCGTGTGGGGATGAGCATGCTGAGTCTGATCGTCTTCCTGCCCCTGCTGGCCGCCGCCGTCCTGGCCGCGGTCCCTTCGATCGGGCCCGCGGCCGCCCGGTGGACGTGGGTGGTGGTGAGCGTCGTGGAGCTGCTGCTCGTGGGCGTGCTGTGGGCCGGTTACGAGGACCCGGGACCCAACGGCCTGGCGTTCGAGGAGCAGGTGCCGTGGATCCCCGGTGTCAGCAGCAGCTACCACGTGGGCGTGGACGGGCTCTCCCTGCCGCTGCTGGCCATGACGGCCGTGGTGTTCCTGGCCTGCGCCGTCCACGCCCTGCGGGACGCGGACCGCCCGCGCGTGCAGGCCGCACTGTTCCTGTTCCTGCAGGGCGTCAGCCTCGGGGTGTTCGTGGCGGCCGACCTCATCCTGTTCTTCGTCTTCTTCGACCTGTCCATCGTGGGCATGTACTTCGTGATCGCCGGGTGGGGCCACGGCGGCGCGGCCCGGTCGGCGCTGAAGTTCTTCCTCTACACGTTCCTGGGCTCCCTGGCCCTGCTGCTGGGCTTCATCGGGCTCTACGTGGCGGCGGCGCCACACACCTTCGACATCCCCGAGCTCGTCGCCGCGGCGCCGCTGGCGGGCGACCCGCTCACCGGCGGGCTGGTGCTCGCGGCGATCCTGGTGGGCCTGGCCGTGAAGACCCCCACCGTGCCCTTCCACACCTGGCTCCCCCCGGCCCACACCGACGCCCCGGCCACCGGCTCGGCCGTGCTGGCGGGCGTGCTGCTGAAGATGGGCACCTACGGGTTCGTGCGCATCGCGATGCCGATCCTGCCCGAAGCGTGGCGGGCGTGGGCCTGGGTGATCGTGGCCGTCGGCGTCGTCTCGGTGCTCTACGGGGCGTTCGTGGCCCTGGCCCAGACGGATCTCAAGCGGATGATCGCCTACACCTCCGTCAACCACATGGGCTACATCGTCCTGGCCCTGGGCGCGGCCGGGCTCCTCGCCGAGGACGCCGCCCAGGCCCGTTCCGTGGCGGTCACCGGCGCGGTGGTGCAGATGGTCAGCCACGGGCTGATCACCGCCGCCCTGTTCCTGCTCGCCGGGGTGATGCAGGACCGGGCCGGCTCCTACGACATGGGCTCCTACGGCGGGCTGGCCGCCCCCGCCCCGCGCTACGCGGCGCTGTTCGCGGTCGGGGCCTTCGCCTCCCTGGGCCTGCCCGGGTTCTCCGGGTTCATCGCCGAGTTCCAGATCTTCGCCGGCAGCGTGGCGGTGGCCCCGGTCACCGCGGTCGCCCTGGTGGGCATCCTGGTCACCGCCGCACTGTTCCTGCGGGCCCTGCAGCGGGTCTTCACCGGCCCGGCGGCCGGGCACACCCCCGGGTTCGCGGACCTCCAGGGGCGGGAACTGTGGTCCGCCGGCCCCCTGCTGGTCCTGTCCCTGCTCATCGGCGTGCTGCCCCGGGTGCTGCTCGAGGTGATCGAGCCGGCCTCGGCCGCCCTCGTGAGCCTGGTGGGACGGTAGCCGGTGGAGGCCTCGATGCAGATGCGCCCCGAGCTGCTGCTGCCCGAGATTCTCGTCTTCCTCGGTGGGCTGGTGGTGCTGCTGGGCGGATCCTTCCTGCCCCGCGACCGGCAGTGGATCGCCCGCGCCGCCGCAGCCCTGGCCCTGCTGGGTGCCGCGACCGCCGCGGCCCT is from Kocuria rosea and encodes:
- the gnd gene encoding phosphogluconate dehydrogenase (NAD(+)-dependent, decarboxylating), yielding MQVGLVGLGKMGGNMGERLREAGHTVVGYDTDPELSDTESLTAMVEQIGSPPRVVWVMVPDTVVDTVIDELAGLLGTGDVIIDGGNSRWIHDAPRARRLADRGIEYLDCGVSGGVWGITQGYALMVGGDEGTVAKAQPIFDSLKPAGEFGFVHAGEHGAGHFAKMVHNGIEYAIMQAYAEGWELLEAAGHVRSVRETFNSWREGSVIKSWLLDLAVNALNEDEHLDRLAGYAEDSGEGRWTVEAALDLAVPVPTISSALFARFASRQDQAPAMKMITAMRNQFGGHTVRDVAAGPEHVEAAPGEEPAHPAEQ
- a CDS encoding four-helix bundle copper-binding protein gives rise to the protein MTHHVSSMLETYPKDLGDIDQQKLAECIEACFECAQTCTACADACLAEDMVAELTTCIRKNLDCADICASTGRVLSRQTGNNAEVTRAVLEACRAACKACGDECAQHAGEHEHCRVCAEACRRCEAACADLISSLG
- a CDS encoding DUF305 domain-containing protein; this translates as MEEQSVISGKRRLRRRVPAAAASAVLALGAVTGTGVATAAPAFADAPAGNEQAASFEVEFLKSMIDHHYMAVVMAQECVDKAVHPELAAMCEDIITVQNQEIEQMQTWLQEWYGITYEPQLSTGDMASMQRLDQFTGAEYEIRFMQSMIRHHWAAVREAETCLDRAEHQDLLQLCQNIKTVQLSEIAQMQIWLEEWYDRQGGRPAATA
- a CDS encoding DUF305 domain-containing protein; translation: MSSHSQTEMLQPDPTSPTAYEFGETLAGLEGEELEITFLAEIIPHHRAAIEMAQLELERGTSPDIRTHAENIIANQQHQIDQFTTWLEEWYGLTPEEAMAQAPAEAQEEMKILEEETQMMIEELSAVEAGEDFDVAFVQKMIPHHNSGIIEFLEPQSRAVHPQLRVAATSGITTQQAQVADFRTWLAGRA
- a CDS encoding NADH-quinone oxidoreductase subunit A, coding for MYSGIVTMALVAMSVVVLLYALHRTAVITADPLTVLPAQSGWMPQEHALSRFHARWYLASIVFLAFDVEMLFMYPWAVVVIEKGISAVVEMFLFLGALLVAVAWAWREGAFRWA
- a CDS encoding complex I subunit 1 family protein, which encodes MAESVVTTVPGGWAVLAGILLCGLAFFAVALDAALSARAQGNGGGWGAPLGRTARLLRQRRRTTVAADTLLWRVGGAGMLVGAFLMIAVIPLGEWTLADLDVGVVWFNTVDVMVWALVWLAGWGANSTHGLVGGYRFLAHGLAYELPLMFALVAPAIAAGSLAVGDVAAAQDGMWFVVWMPVAFLVFLIGVTGFSVWGPFAPALAADLGGGVLAELSGVDRLVLQAGRYLFLTAGAAFSVPLFLGGGAGPVLPDWAWVLVKTVAVLAVLVWLRRRIPLLRPDRFMEIGWMVLLPAAVLQDLVVSLVVVWKG
- a CDS encoding NADH-quinone oxidoreductase subunit J, translating into MLVGIVFWVLAVVAVAAGALVFVVDSMARATYALALSFIAVGVQILLLGQSYLGIITILMMVMEMAVMAVYMVMFMGMNPALMPMDMTHGKKTAIGASAGVFVLLAAGALLVPWPQRRGAPPEDLTHALGLEIMGEKMLVMAVVGPVMVATIVAGVVLAAHRTRYDRLGDDLRRRPADDPQPGGVGR
- a CDS encoding NADH-quinone oxidoreductase subunit NuoK — its product is MTLEAVLVVAAALFAVGLYGALSQQVVVMVMMGLELMINGVLLAAAGFWWFLAPDPSGQVLLLVVLAAMTVEMAMGFAVATLLHRRRQTDMTDMAEELSR
- a CDS encoding proton-conducting transporter membrane subunit codes for the protein MTAAQAVLLAVVVLPATVGAVLALSRAERAAAPVAVLTAAVTTVLAVAAALARPALSSPFVAGADFALEVDALAALTLPMVAGVTLLVLVFAAGSIRAAQPRFHGLMLIFAAAALTTAAAASLPALLFAWELMGATSYALIGFWWRDSDRVSAGLTAFVTTRTADLGLYVAAGAALAGGAGMALADLPAAEDPWRHVLAAGILVAALGKAAQLPFSFWLSGAMQGPSPVSALLHSAAMVAMGGYLLLRVEPLLASTGWAGPAAAWLGVATAVLMGIVALAQRELKQLLAASTVAQLGFVVLAAGVGAVSGGAAHLVAHASTKALLFLAAGAWLTALGTEELTALRGAGRRWRVVGVTATVGSLALAGIAPLSLWATKDAVLAGALEVSGLLYAAGLVAAALSAAYAGKVLWTVWRRGDRAEARDGGTGQVGVLEQAPLVVLAAGAAVLGVLALPPVSWILAEAVGGHGEVAPVELFVSAALALVVLLLMLRLGVPEPGWAVRWLGLEAAAHAVVVRPALGLAHALARFDDLVLDRAVTAAAGAVPGLARAAARFDDRVLDAGVGATAHAADAAGRGAARLDDTVVDGAVEGFAGRVRRLGQLSRAPQTGAVHQYFLQAVAVLAVGVVAWSVYVVWG
- a CDS encoding complex I subunit 4 family protein; amino-acid sequence: MSMLSLIVFLPLLAAAVLAAVPSIGPAAARWTWVVVSVVELLLVGVLWAGYEDPGPNGLAFEEQVPWIPGVSSSYHVGVDGLSLPLLAMTAVVFLACAVHALRDADRPRVQAALFLFLQGVSLGVFVAADLILFFVFFDLSIVGMYFVIAGWGHGGAARSALKFFLYTFLGSLALLLGFIGLYVAAAPHTFDIPELVAAAPLAGDPLTGGLVLAAILVGLAVKTPTVPFHTWLPPAHTDAPATGSAVLAGVLLKMGTYGFVRIAMPILPEAWRAWAWVIVAVGVVSVLYGAFVALAQTDLKRMIAYTSVNHMGYIVLALGAAGLLAEDAAQARSVAVTGAVVQMVSHGLITAALFLLAGVMQDRAGSYDMGSYGGLAAPAPRYAALFAVGAFASLGLPGFSGFIAEFQIFAGSVAVAPVTAVALVGILVTAALFLRALQRVFTGPAAGHTPGFADLQGRELWSAGPLLVLSLLIGVLPRVLLEVIEPASAALVSLVGR